From Candoia aspera isolate rCanAsp1 chromosome 4, rCanAsp1.hap2, whole genome shotgun sequence, a single genomic window includes:
- the LOC134496575 gene encoding olfactory receptor 14A16-like → MSNQSTVTEFLLMGFFSDRDIQLLHFVMFLSIYLIALIGNFLIVIVVILNHHLHTPMYFFLVNLSLTDICYITTTVPKSMAVSLTDNKVILLPACVAQVFLVLTCAGSETALLTIMAYDRYIAICNPLQYSFILNWNMCNLMAVASWISSLVHASLQTVMTFQLNFCGQNKIEQFFCDIPQLLKISCSDTKVNHILIGIIGLVLGSFTTGVISASYGFIISAVLKIPSVEGRWKVFSTCIPHLVVFSLFVFTAFFSYMRPISLSSPTVDLLSAVLYTVLPPVLNPIIYSLRNKDIQAAVWKLTSTVKRNFLI, encoded by the coding sequence ATGTCCAACCAATCTACCGTGACAGAATTTCTTCtcatgggatttttttctgaCCGTGATATACAACTTCTACATTTTGTCATGTTTCTATCCATTTACTTAATAGCTTTAATTGGAAATTTTCTGATTGTGATTGTTGTGATCCTGAACCACCACCTTCATACCCCCATGTATTTCTTTTTGGTCAACCTGTCCCTGACTGATATTTGTTACATCACAACCACTGTCCCCAAATCAATGGCAGTTTCACTGACAGATAACAAAGTAATTCTTCTCCCTGCATGTGTTGCTCAGGTTTTCTTAGTTTTGACTTGTGCAGGTTCTGAGACTGCCTTGCTTACCATCATGGCTTATGACCGGTACATTGCCATCTGTAATCCTTTACAATATAGTTTCATCCTGAACTGGAATATGTGCAACCTAATGGCAGTGGCTTCCTGGATCAGTTCCCTGGTACATGCATCACTTCAAACTGTCATGACTTTCCAATTAAACTTCTGTGGGCAAAACAAGATTGAGCAGTTTTTCTGTGATATTCCTCAGTTACTAAAGATTTCTTGCAGTGATACAAAAGTTAACCACATTTTGATCGGGATAATTGGATTAGTGTTGGGTTCATTTACTACTGGAGTCATTTCTGCTTCTTATGGCTTTATTATTTCTGCTGTGCTGAAGATTCCATCTGTTGAAGGCAGATGGAAAGTTTTCTCAACTTGTATTCCACACTTGGTTGTCTTTTCTTTATTTGTCTTTACAGCTTTTTTTTCATACATGAGGCCAATATCTCTTTCTTCTCCCACTGTAGACTTACTTTCTGCTGTTTTGTATACAGTTTTGCCTCCCGTTCTGAATCCCATCATTTATAGCCTCCGGAACAAGGACATTCAAGCAGCTGTGTGGAAATTAACATCAACCGTGAAAAGGAATTTCCTAATCTGA
- the LOC134497310 gene encoding olfactory receptor 14A16-like: MANQSTVTEFLLMGFSDDCDMQILYFVMFLVIYVLALTGNFLLVVAVILNHHLHAPMYFFLANLSFSDVCFLSTLIPKAMAISLTNNRLISYAGCAAQVFSVFTFGGSELALLTIMAYDRYVAICHPLQYRLILNWDACMQIAAASWLTSMIHALLQTVIVFQWKFCRSYRIEQFFCDIPQLQKISCSDTRISQILILVVGIFIDSFCCGFIFASYGYIFSAVLKVPSVQGRYRAFSTCTPHLMVFSLFLSSAVFAYVRPQSLSSHTLDLLSAVLYTVLPPLLNPFIYSFRSKDVQKGVRGMLKK, from the coding sequence ATGGCCAACCAATCCACTGTGACAGAATTCCTTCTGATGGGATTTTCTGATGACTGTGATATGCAAattctgtattttgtaatgtTTCTTGTCATTTACGTACTAGCCTTAACTGGGAATTTTCTTCTGGTGGTAGCTGTGATCCTAAATCACCACCTTCATGCTCCCATGTACTTCTTTTTGGCAAATTTGTCATTCTCTGATGTTTGCTTTCTTTCAACTCTGATCCCTAAAGCCATGGCCATTTCTCTGACAAACAACAGGCTGATCTCCTATGCTGGATGTGCTGCTCAGGTCTTCTCAGTTTTCACCTTTGGAGGTTCTGAGCTTGCCTTGCTCACCATCATGGCTTATGACCGTTATGTGGCCATCTGCCATCCTTTGCAATATAGGCTAATCCTGAACTGGGATGCTTGTATGCAAATAGCAGCTGCTTCCTGGCTTACCAGTATGATCCATGCATTGCTCCAAACTGTAATTGTGTTTCAATGGAAATTTTGCAGGTCATATAGGATTGAGCAGTTTTTCTGTGATATCCCCCAGTTACAGAAAATTTCCTGTAGTGATACAAGAATTAGTCAAATTCTGATTTTAGTGGTAGGGATTTTCATTGACTCATTTTGCTGTGGGTTCATTTTTGCTTCCTATGGCTACATCTTCTCTGCTGTGCTAAAAGTTCCATCGGTTCAAGGCAGATATAGAGctttctcaacatgtactccgCACCTGAtggttttttctttatttctgagcTCTGCTGTGTTTGCTTACGTGAGGCCCCAAAGTCTTTCCTCCCATACTTTGGACTTGCTCTCCGCTGTGCTCTACACAGTTTTGCCCCCACTGCTCAATCCCTTCATTTATAGCTTCAGGAGCAAGGACGTCCAAAAGGGTGTGCGGGGAATGCTTAAAAAGTAA
- the LOC134497311 gene encoding olfactory receptor 14A16-like, translating to MANQSTVTEFLLMGFSDDCDMQILYFVMFLVIYLLALTGNFLLVVAVILNHHLHAPMYFFLANLSFSDVCFISTLIPKAMAISLTNNRLISYAGCAAQVFSVFTLAGSELALLTIMAYDRYVAICHPLRYSLILNWDACMQIAAASWLTCMIHALLQTVIVFQWKFCRSYRIEQFFCDVPQLQKISCSDTRISQILILVIGIIVNSFCTGFIFASYGSIFSAVLKVPSVQGRYKAFSTCTPHLTVFSLFLSSAVFAYMRPQSLSSHTLDLLSAVLYTVLPPLLNPLIYSFRSKDVQKAVWGMLKK from the coding sequence ATGGCCAACCAATCCACTGTGACAGAGTTCCTTCTGATGGGATTTTCTGATGACTGTGATATGCAAattctgtattttgtaatgtTTCTTGTCATTTACTTACTAGCCTTAACTGGGAATTTTCTTCTGGTGGTAGCTGTGATCCTAAATCACCACCTTCATGCTCCCATGTACTTCTTTTTGGCAAATTTGTCATTCTCTGATGTTTGCTTCATCTCAACTCTGATCCCTAAAGCCATGGCCATTTCTCTGACAAACAACAGGCTGATCTCCTATGCTGGATGTGCTGCTCAGGTCTTCTCAGTTTTCACCTTGGCAGGTTCTGAGCTTGCCTTGCTCACCATCATGGCTTATGACCGTTATGTGGCCATCTGCCATCCCCTGCGGTACAGTCTAATCCTGAACTGGGATGCTTGTATGCAAATAGCAGCTGCTTCCTGGCTTACCTGTATGATCCATGCGTTGCTACAAACTGTAATTGTGTTTCAATGGAAATTTTGCAGGTCATATAGGATTGAGCAGTTTTTCTGCGATGTCCCCCAGTTACAGAAAATTTCCTGTAGTGATACAAGAATTAGCCAAATTCTGATTTTGGTTATAGGAATTATTGTAAACTCATTTTGTACAGGATTCATTTTTGCTTCCTATGGCTCCATCTTCTCTGCTGTGCTAAAAGTTCCATCGGTTCAAGGCAGATATAAAGctttctcaacatgtactcccCACCTGacagttttttctttatttctgagcTCTGCTGTGTTTGCTTACATGAGGCCCCAAAGTCTTTCCTCCCATACTTTGGACTTGCTCTCCGCTGTGCTCTACACAGTTTTGCCCCCACTGCTCAATCCCCTCATTTATAGCTTCAGGAGCAAGGACGTCCAAAAGGCTGTGTGGGGAATGCTTAAAAAGTAA